Within Hydrogenoanaerobacterium saccharovorans, the genomic segment AGACCAAATCAAAGACCGGCGACCATCACTCTCTATGATCAGCGATGGTGTGGTTCTGTACATTCAAGGGCTTGCCAAAAAAGTAATTATCGGCAGTACGATGACTTCGATTTACGACCGCCTTGCTGCATTTACACCATCCGAACAATCGGTGGTGTCATCATGGCTGATGACCGCAGCCTTAGCATTTGCCATTTATTTTAACCTTTCGTCGCTTTGCGACATGGCGCGCGGCCTTGCAAAAATATACTCGATTGAGCTGCCACGAAACTTTTGCTACCCCTATCAATCGCGCAGCATAACCGAGTTCGTCAGCCGCTTTAATATTACGGTAAGCAAATTTTTTCGCGCATATTTGCCCGAACGGCTGCGCGGCACCCCGCTAACGGGCACTGCTATGGTACTGAATATCGGCATTGTTACCCTGTTTTGGGGTGTGTGGTTTGGCTTTCGTGTAAACTTTATTATTTGGGGGCTTTACTTTGTGCTGTTTCAATTGCTTGAGCAACTGGGGCTTGGCACTACGCTGAAAAAAATACCGGTTTTGTTTTCGCGCCTGTATACGTTTGCGGTAGTATTGCTCTCTTTCGTTATTTTTGCAGGTAATAATGTAGACCAAAGCATACGCTATTTTACAACCATGCTTGGGCTGGGCAACCCTAAACTTTATACCGACCCTGCTATGTATATCGCATCTTCCAATTATATTCTTCTTATTTTGGCTTGTATCTTTTGTACCAACTTGGCAAGTACTATACTTGCAAAACTGCGCAAAAAAGTACCTGTATTCAGCGAGCTTTTAAGCAGTGTACTCAATGCGGTTTTGCTGTTGCTTTCCACCGCTTTTCTGTTGGTATAGCAGGGCGAATCTGCCGTTATATTATAAAATGATGAAGGAGGGAATGGCATGATAGGGAAGCGAATCAGTGCGATGTTTTTTTTGCTCATGATGCTGCTCGTCCCCGTGGCGATGTGGGCTAACGGCGGTTTTAATGCGTTCCCTGTGTTTAATATTTTGCAGGTTGCCTCCGGCGAATACTCCCAACAGGCAGAGCAAAGGTTTGAAGAGAATTTTCCTCAGCGCGAAGAGCTATCGAACCTTGCTTGGAATTTGCGTTACCGTATGGGAGTCAAAGAAATAGACGGATATTTTATAACCGATACGAGTATTATTAAAAATGTGGGCAAACCAAACCGCGATATTGTTAAAAAAAACAAATCCGCTATTATGGAGTTTACGCAAAGGGTAAACAATAAAACCTATCTCATGCTGCTGCCTACAGCGTCGGCAATCAAACAGCGGCAGTTGCCCGATTTTGCTACACCGTACAACCAAAAAAGTTTTATTGAAGATGTATACAAAAGCTTTGGTGGCGAACTGCTTACAGTGGATGTTTACCCGATACTGTTTGCCAACCAAAACAAAAACCTATATTATAACACCGAGGACCAGATTACCCCATTGGGCGGTTACTACACATATATGGTGCTGGGGGATAAGTTAGGAACCAATGTGAACTCGCTTGACCGGTATACGATTGAATATGTAAAACATGATTATGAGGGCAAGTTAAAAGCAAAGTTCCCGTATGCACAGGTGAAAAGCGATGTGATTACGCTTTATAACTACCGCCTTGATAAATTCTTTCGTACCTATACGGTTCGGCGTACGCAAGGCAATGAGTATGCTTCGCTGAACGATTTGTATGACCGCAGCAGTTTGCGGGGCGAAAACCCGCTGGATGTTTATTTTGGCGGAATGTCGCAAATTGTAGATATTACAATTCGTACCGGTTCGGACAAACCCAGCCCCAATAAAACCAAGCTGCTCATCGTTGGGGATGAAACGGCGAAGAGTTATGTCCCTTTTTTAACACCGCATTACAGCCAAATACAAATCATTAACGCGGTTACCGCCACACCGCAGCAGCTTGCCGATGCGGATGTTTCAAGTTTTGATCAGGTGCTGTTTGCTTTTTCTACCGACACCTACATGCACTGCGAAAATCTATCTGTAATAACAGAATTGGCAAACTCATAAACCAATGCATCGTTTAAAATTTTGCATAAAAAACTCCCGCTTAACCAAGCGGGAGTTTTACTTATTTATGGTACAGTTTTTTGGTTTGATACTGTGGCTCGCAAGTGAGGTTCATCCCCAACTTTTTAAATACCGAGTCATCCACCTGAGAGAGTATGACCGAAGAATGTGCCTCGCATCCCCGCAGTTTTTCTAATTGTTTCATTGCCAGTTCAGCGGTAGGGTTGGTTGCCGCACTCATGGATAACGCAATCAGAGTTTCATCGGTGTGCAGGCGGGGGTTCAGGTTGCCGAGATGATCCACTTTAAGATGCTGAATCGGCTCAATGATGATGGGCGAAATAAGGTGCATATCGTGGCTGATACCGCCCAGATATTTCAGCGCATTCAGCAGTGCCGCAGAAGAAGCCCCCAACAGAGAAGATGTTTTGCCGGTAATAATGGTGCCGTCGGGCAGTTCGATCGCAGCTGCGGGCATTCCGGTATCGGCAGCTCGTTTTCTTGCAAGTACGGCAACGGCGCGGTCGGTATGGCAAACGCCTGCTTGCTTCATCAGCAGCTCAATTTTATAAATAGAGGATGCTTCTGCCCGCCCTGTACGCTGGTCGCACAGCATATGATAGTAGCGGCGAATAATCTCCTGCTTGGAGGCATCGCGAACAACGTCATCATCAGTAATGCAGAAGCCCACCATATTTACACCCATATCGGTGGGGGATTTGTATGGGCTTTCGCCCAGTATTTTTTCAAATATTGCGTTCAGTACAGGGAAAATTTCAACATCGCGGTTGTAGTTAACCGTGGTTTTGCCATAAGCGTCAAGATGAAACGGGTCAATCATGTTGACATCGTTTAGGTCGGCAGTTGCAGCTTCATATGCCAAATTAACCGGATGTTTGAGGGGGAGATTCCAAATGGGAAATGTCTCGAATTTGGAATAGCCCGCTTTGATACCGCGTTTGTACTCGTGGTAAAGCTGCGAAAGGCAAATTGCCATTTTACCGCTGCCCGGCCCCGGTGCTGTAACCACTACAAGCGGGCGGGTTGTTTCGATATATTCATTTTTGCCGTAACCTTCATCGCTTACAATCAATGGAATATTGGAGGGGTAACCGGCAATGGGATAGTGCAGAAATACACGTACACCCAAATTTTCAAGCCTCTTTTTAAATGCATCTGCAGCAGGCTGGCTGGAATACTGCGATATTACAACGCTGCCTACATACAACCCAATGTCGCGAAAAGCGTCTATCAGGCGCAGTACATCCACATCATAAGTAATGCCAAGGTCACCGCGAACTTTATTTTTCTCGATATCCGCAGCACAAATAACAATAACAATTTCTGCGCTTTCTTTCAGCTGCATCAGCATTTTTACTTTACTGTCGGGTGCAAAGCCGGGCAAAACACGTGATGCATGAAAATCATCAAAAAGTTTGCCGCCAAATTCGAGATATAGCTTATTGTCAGACTGTGAAATGCGATCCAGAATATGTTCCGATTGCATTTTCAGATATTTTTCGTTATCAAATCCAATTTCTTTCATAATTCCCTACCCCTCTATTTTTAAACATACACCTTATATTATAAAGACTTGTGCGGTTATTTACAACCGCTGACGTAATGTTTTTAAAGCTTACCCAGAACAATTGCTTAAAAATAACAAAAAAGCAGTACATCCAACGGATATAACTGCTTTTTGCTCACTATATAATTTTACATATGCCAGTGCGAAATATTACCTGAAAGATCGTTATCGGTTTGGAATATATTTTTCTTTATCGTATCAGAACCGCTTTGCTGCACATCACTAAATTCTGGTGTGGGCTTAATGTCTGCTTCATAGGCAACTAAAACTATATTTTTACCTGTATCGTGTTGAACTTGTTTTTGAAAGCGTTCAAGCTCACCGGCCATTCGCGGCGAAATATTTGCAATTTTGTAATCAGAATTCAAAAAAATCACCTCAAACATATTTTGCACCGATGATGTGAATTTATAAACGGTAAGTTTTTGAAAAAAACCGCCCCTTTTCAGGAGCGGGAGGCTTTTATCTGGTATGAATGTAGCTGGCATCTGCAGCAATTTGGTACCCCATTTTGTTCAGACAATACTCAATATTGTCATAAGATACTCCCGAGCTGTTGTAATCAACAGCTACAAGGTGGGTATTGTTATCAACATAGACGGATGAAATTCCATGCAAGTTATCAAGTTTTGTTTTAATATCTTGCATATTGTGGTTGCCTCTTGTATCTTCGACAATAAAGTAAGCATTTTCAATCATACTATCACCTCAATGATAGTTTCTCCAAGGGTATAGCGAAAATGAAAAGCAATTTCTGCAAATCGATTTATTCTTTTTTCGATTTATATTTTTCATCCATTACTCCGGGTTTTGGAATAGAGTAAATATCGGTGTAGGATTCGGCTTCTTCATCGCTTAAAGGCGGAGTTGGTATCAGCCCTGTGCATTCGGTAGCAGATGCGATTGTGTCGAAGTCAAAAAAATCGTCATCCTGTTCGCTTTGCGGTGCAATATTTTTTTTATTTTTATCAGACATAAGTAATCTCCTTTAAAGTTTTATGTATTTAGTATATGCATTTGGCTAAAATCAATTCAGTTTTTATTATTATCAGTACTTTGAGGCGAAAGTTGTTTTTGGTTGCAAAAGCCTCTTTGTATCGAAATGGTAGTCAACGTATCTCCCAGCTGATTGAATATGCTGCCAAGCAAGTTCAGTTCGTCGTCTGACAGACATTGCGCAATTGTATTAGCGAGCGCATTCACAGCAAAAGTAAGTTCGCAAGCATTCATAAAATTCACCTCGTAACATTGTATGCTGCAAATGGCTTGGCGGCTTATGGCTGTTGCAATATGAGTTATAATCAGCGCTGAATTTGATGAACAAAACAGGGCGGCAGGAATACTAATTCCCTAAGTTTTCGCGGTATTCAGACGGAGATACACCTGTAATGCTTTTAAAAATTCTGCTGAAGTAATGCTGGTCAAAGTAACCGACATACTCACTTATTTGCTTTACCTCCATTGCAGGGTTGTCGTGCATGAGCTGTTTCGCGGTAGCAATTCTCAAACCGATCACATATTTCATAGGGGTTTCGCCGGTACTGCGCTTGTACATTTTTATAATGTAGGATGGTGTAAAGTTGAATTTTTGAGCAATATCGTCTAGCGTAATATTACTGTTGTAATTTTTTATGAGATAGTTTTTAATTTCCGTAATTAACTCTTGATTCTCCACTGCAACCGAACTGTTAAACATCACCGGCAATGAGTTCCAAAAATTAGTTGAAAGGTTTAACGTGCTGAGGGGGAGTGCCATTTTATCAAAAATTGTATACTCAATATGATAAAGCTCCGCTTCGCTCATACATGTGGTGTGCTGCTGCAATAGTTTAAGCAGTTGGTGAATATATTCCTCAATCCATATTTGAGGCATTTTGTTTTTAATAATATTGTCCAATTGGGTTGTAATTTCGGTCTCGATTAAATCTGTATCTTCGTTGTTAATAAGATTAATCAGCCTTGTTTTAAAATCTCTGCCTAAAACCGAGATAGGCAATTTCGAATCGGTCAAAGCAGCTTCCATTAATATAGTTTCATCCATAACAAGCTGCCGCCTTAGCACAAGGCGCAAATCTTCCACTTGAGTACTCAGGCTTTTTAAAGTATCGTAATACGAATAATAAATATGTACCTTAATTTGTTTAAATTCTTTTTTAAAGTAATCATACAAAGAGTCTAATAACTCTATACATTTATCTTTATTGTTGATAGAAAACATAATGAATTTAGTATTTGGGCTTAATTCATCAAAGACAAATGCCTCACAGTCTTCGCTTGGTAAAAAACCGAGGTCGACCTCGTCCCATAAGCTATTAAAATAACTCCTTACTAAGGTGGAAGGCACGTAGTTGCATAAATTGCCTAAGTTTACAATGGATAAAATGTTGGTACAATCTGCCAATCTGCAAGGAAGATCTTCAAGCGACTCTGTGTTAATAATCTTTTGCAGCTGCTGCTTTGTTTCAAAATGTTTATTCTTTTGCAGCACATGTTTCAGTTTTGTTAGTATATTTTTAAGCGCATTGGTTCTGATTGGTTTTAGCAGATAATCTTCAACACCCAGCCTTATGGCGTGTTGAGCATATTCAAATTCTGCATAGCCGCTTATGATTACAACTTGGATGTTGGGGCAAATCTGTTTTGCTTTTTCAGCCAATACCAGCCCATTCACAATTGGCATTCTTATATCGGTAAAGAGTACATCCGGCTTTAGAGTATGAATCAGTTCTAACCCATCTTTGCCGTTTGTGGCAGATGCACATATTTCAAAGCTTGGGTCACATAATGTTATACTTTCAATAATGTTATTTCTTATGAGCTTTTCGTCCTCAACTACGATGGCTTTAAAGGTTAAATTCATACTGCTCCTCCTTATCGGTATCCAGTAAACCACCTATTTTAACAAATGCACCGCCGCTGGTGTTGTTACCATATTCAAATAGAGTGTTTTTACCATAATGCAAAAATAGGCGCATGTAAATATTTATTAATCCCATACCATCCAACTCATAGAATTGACGGTTTTCTGCTGCACTGCTTATTTGCCGGTCAAGCTCTTGTATCGTTTCGGCAGTAAATCCATCACCATTGTCGCTCACACGAACCATCCATTCGGTTTCGTTTATCTCTCCATCAATTTGTATGTGCCATGGGGGAGCGCAATTGGTGGCATACTTTGTACAGTTTTCAACCAGGGGCTGGATGATAAGCTTTGGGATTGTTACGTTTTCTATCGATTTAGGGATATTTACAGAAAGCTTAATATCATCTTCGAAACGCACTTGCATCAACTCAATATAAGATTGGGTATGTTGCAATTCTTCGTGGATTGTGACTAAATTGGCTGAGCCGGATGAAATGTATCGCATCATGTCGGTAAGGTCGCAGCACATGGATATAATTTTTTCATCTTCGCCCTTATCGGCTAAAATGCTTATAGTAGTTAAAGTGTTATACAAAAAGTGGGGGTTCATTTGAGACTGCAACGCCAACATTCGCGATTGCATTTCTGCACTTCGCATAGAAACAATTTCGTCAAGTGAATTTTGGAGCCTCATACACATGTTTTTATAAGTCAAAATCAAATTATCAAGTTCATCAATGTTAGAATTTATCATTTGTGGTTCGCTGTTTGGCAATTGGGTTAGTGTTAACTTGGTTATGGCTTCATTTATATGTTTAATTGGCATGGTTAAACTTTTTGAAATCGTATATGTAATTAAAAGGGTGATGTACATCCCCAATAAACTCAATATAAAAACACTGTCTCTCAGTTTAAAGATGGGTGCAAATAAGCTAGAATGCGGCTGAGCGATTACGACATCAAATCCGGTAAAATCAGAGCTTCGCCTTACAATTGTTTGCTTTGTTTTTTCTATCGCAGCTACAACTTGATTTTTATTTGAATTTTCAAAAGGCAGCAAATACATTTTTGCGCGGTCCGTATTTGACAGAAACGGATAAACCAAATTTCCATGAGAATCAAACACAAAAATTTCCATCCCATCAGCGTCAGTGCTGACATTTTTTATGATGTTTTCTATGGAACTGTATGTCAGTTGGATTTCCAGAAATCCATCTTTTTCGGTACCCCATTGCTTAGAAAATGTGCGGCAAAGCGATAAAACAGGTTTTCTGTTATTAAAAAATGGGGCAAAATGTGTGCCCACAATTGTTTTTGCTCCATTGCTTTGTTCACTATCAGCTAACCACATTACTTTACCAATATCTTGTTTTGAGAGTGTGGTAAATACCGAAGTGTTTCCGCTTGCAATAAACTCGCCGCTTTTGCGAAAAACATTCACTTGATATTTGGATACAGAAGGCCCCAAACAAGAATACAAATAAGAATTGAACTGGTACTGCAGCATTAAGCTCCCGCTTTTGTAATTATACATATCAGAATAAACAAGGTTTACAAATTCAGGCGAATAAAGTAAACGCGTGGATAAATCATTTACTTCGCTAAATAAATTATCTAATTCTTTGTTTAATGTATTGCTAAGCTGCAACATCGAAGCCGTGGCATTTTTTTTTAATGTATTTGCAGTAAAATAATAAAAAAATAACGAAAAAATTAGCATAATGCACATCACCAGTACACCATACCAAGCAAACAACTTCATCTTAATACTTTTAAATATTTTCATAACATCACCTGTCTGCGTTTATTATATCAAAATTTATCAAAAATTGCCATACTACATAAAAAAACTCAATATTATCCACATGTTTGATATAAAGTGTACTATATAATCCACCAGCGATAAAATCCACTTAGAATGTTTGATATAATCCATTCCATTTAAAGGAAGATTGGATTAAAATTTAATTACAGGTTAATAAAATATTTAGGAGGTACATTATGAAAAAATCGTTGGTTAGTATTTTTTTGGCAGTTGCCATGACAGCATCTGTTTTGTCGGGTTGTGCATCAGCTCCTGCTCCTTCCGCGTCAGGCAGCGCCTCGCCTACTGAGGCAGAACCGGCTAAGGACGTTACACTTGTTGTTGCATCTTCTGCAAACTGGACAAAGGATATTGACAAGGAAATTGCTGAGAAGTTTACAGCAGAAACCGGCATAAAAGTAGAATTTCAAGCAACTCCCGATGACCAGTATTCCAACGTACTAAAAGCAAAACTTTCTACCGGCGAAGGCCCCGATATTTTTCTTTGCCAGTCGGGCGTAGGTATGAACGAGTTCCTCCCGGATAAAAACTTCCTTGATTTGTCGAACGAGCCATGGGTAAGCCGTTATGTTGACTGGGCAAAGTCAGGTACAACCTATAATGGTAAAATTGTAGCAATGAACCTGTGGTCGGCTGATGGCTGGGGTCTGCTTTATGACCCGGCAAAATTTGAAAAAGCGGGCGTTACGGCGGTTCCTAAAACTTATGAGGAATTTGATGCTGCTTGCTCAAAATTAGTGCAGGCAGGTTACGTGCCTGTTTACGAATTCGGCAGTGCAATTTGGCATCAGCCTCTATGGCTGAATGCAGTAGGCAGCACGGCAGAAGCTACAAATCCCGACTATTTAAAGGCCTTGAACGATAACACATTAAAGTTTGCAGATGTTCCATCCTATGAGCTTGCGCTTACACAGTTAAAGCAGTTTGCAGATAAAGGCTATTTCGGAAAAGACTTTATGGCGCAAACATGGGAAACCTCTATCGATAATATGGCAGCAGATAAATATGCAATGATATTGACTTATACAACCTACCCGAACGAGGTTATGGCGGCTCACCCCAACAGCGGTGCGGATAAGTGGGAAATGTTCCCCGTCCCGTTTGCAGACAACACCAAATTTGCCATGTCTTCCGGCGGCGTAGTTCATGCCATCAATAAAAA encodes:
- a CDS encoding cation transporter, giving the protein MIENAYFIVEDTRGNHNMQDIKTKLDNLHGISSVYVDNNTHLVAVDYNSSGVSYDNIEYCLNKMGYQIAADASYIHTR
- a CDS encoding ABC transporter substrate-binding protein — its product is MKKSLVSIFLAVAMTASVLSGCASAPAPSASGSASPTEAEPAKDVTLVVASSANWTKDIDKEIAEKFTAETGIKVEFQATPDDQYSNVLKAKLSTGEGPDIFLCQSGVGMNEFLPDKNFLDLSNEPWVSRYVDWAKSGTTYNGKIVAMNLWSADGWGLLYDPAKFEKAGVTAVPKTYEEFDAACSKLVQAGYVPVYEFGSAIWHQPLWLNAVGSTAEATNPDYLKALNDNTLKFADVPSYELALTQLKQFADKGYFGKDFMAQTWETSIDNMAADKYAMILTYTTYPNEVMAAHPNSGADKWEMFPVPFADNTKFAMSSGGVVHAINKNSKNIDAAKAYLEFRSKKENAAQFYAARTDLGSTAFNDVEGKITLAFDTVNKNSNASVLDLQTGSQFFDLTTMGKYFQELYMGTKTPKQVLEAIDSDRAKMFEAIAK
- a CDS encoding DUF1846 domain-containing protein; translated protein: MKEIGFDNEKYLKMQSEHILDRISQSDNKLYLEFGGKLFDDFHASRVLPGFAPDSKVKMLMQLKESAEIVIVICAADIEKNKVRGDLGITYDVDVLRLIDAFRDIGLYVGSVVISQYSSQPAADAFKKRLENLGVRVFLHYPIAGYPSNIPLIVSDEGYGKNEYIETTRPLVVVTAPGPGSGKMAICLSQLYHEYKRGIKAGYSKFETFPIWNLPLKHPVNLAYEAATADLNDVNMIDPFHLDAYGKTTVNYNRDVEIFPVLNAIFEKILGESPYKSPTDMGVNMVGFCITDDDVVRDASKQEIIRRYYHMLCDQRTGRAEASSIYKIELLMKQAGVCHTDRAVAVLARKRAADTGMPAAAIELPDGTIITGKTSSLLGASSAALLNALKYLGGISHDMHLISPIIIEPIQHLKVDHLGNLNPRLHTDETLIALSMSAATNPTAELAMKQLEKLRGCEAHSSVILSQVDDSVFKKLGMNLTCEPQYQTKKLYHK
- a CDS encoding cache domain-containing sensor histidine kinase, whose amino-acid sequence is MKIFKSIKMKLFAWYGVLVMCIMLIFSLFFYYFTANTLKKNATASMLQLSNTLNKELDNLFSEVNDLSTRLLYSPEFVNLVYSDMYNYKSGSLMLQYQFNSYLYSCLGPSVSKYQVNVFRKSGEFIASGNTSVFTTLSKQDIGKVMWLADSEQSNGAKTIVGTHFAPFFNNRKPVLSLCRTFSKQWGTEKDGFLEIQLTYSSIENIIKNVSTDADGMEIFVFDSHGNLVYPFLSNTDRAKMYLLPFENSNKNQVVAAIEKTKQTIVRRSSDFTGFDVVIAQPHSSLFAPIFKLRDSVFILSLLGMYITLLITYTISKSLTMPIKHINEAITKLTLTQLPNSEPQMINSNIDELDNLILTYKNMCMRLQNSLDEIVSMRSAEMQSRMLALQSQMNPHFLYNTLTTISILADKGEDEKIISMCCDLTDMMRYISSGSANLVTIHEELQHTQSYIELMQVRFEDDIKLSVNIPKSIENVTIPKLIIQPLVENCTKYATNCAPPWHIQIDGEINETEWMVRVSDNGDGFTAETIQELDRQISSAAENRQFYELDGMGLINIYMRLFLHYGKNTLFEYGNNTSGGAFVKIGGLLDTDKEEQYEFNL
- a CDS encoding DUF6774 domain-containing protein, which gives rise to MNACELTFAVNALANTIAQCLSDDELNLLGSIFNQLGDTLTTISIQRGFCNQKQLSPQSTDNNKN
- a CDS encoding DHHW family protein, with amino-acid sequence MIGKRISAMFFLLMMLLVPVAMWANGGFNAFPVFNILQVASGEYSQQAEQRFEENFPQREELSNLAWNLRYRMGVKEIDGYFITDTSIIKNVGKPNRDIVKKNKSAIMEFTQRVNNKTYLMLLPTASAIKQRQLPDFATPYNQKSFIEDVYKSFGGELLTVDVYPILFANQNKNLYYNTEDQITPLGGYYTYMVLGDKLGTNVNSLDRYTIEYVKHDYEGKLKAKFPYAQVKSDVITLYNYRLDKFFRTYTVRRTQGNEYASLNDLYDRSSLRGENPLDVYFGGMSQIVDITIRTGSDKPSPNKTKLLIVGDETAKSYVPFLTPHYSQIQIINAVTATPQQLADADVSSFDQVLFAFSTDTYMHCENLSVITELANS
- a CDS encoding response regulator transcription factor, with the translated sequence MNLTFKAIVVEDEKLIRNNIIESITLCDPSFEICASATNGKDGLELIHTLKPDVLFTDIRMPIVNGLVLAEKAKQICPNIQVVIISGYAEFEYAQHAIRLGVEDYLLKPIRTNALKNILTKLKHVLQKNKHFETKQQLQKIINTESLEDLPCRLADCTNILSIVNLGNLCNYVPSTLVRSYFNSLWDEVDLGFLPSEDCEAFVFDELSPNTKFIMFSINNKDKCIELLDSLYDYFKKEFKQIKVHIYYSYYDTLKSLSTQVEDLRLVLRRQLVMDETILMEAALTDSKLPISVLGRDFKTRLINLINNEDTDLIETEITTQLDNIIKNKMPQIWIEEYIHQLLKLLQQHTTCMSEAELYHIEYTIFDKMALPLSTLNLSTNFWNSLPVMFNSSVAVENQELITEIKNYLIKNYNSNITLDDIAQKFNFTPSYIIKMYKRSTGETPMKYVIGLRIATAKQLMHDNPAMEVKQISEYVGYFDQHYFSRIFKSITGVSPSEYRENLGN
- a CDS encoding MBOAT family O-acyltransferase, which gives rise to MKNIKIWWQSCKGLNNILNLYSLTFIYLFLPLSVLVYYATPKRAKNAILVLISLSFYTMAEPKYLPLMVGSVLFDYCASRLIESFDTKEKVRKVLMLFVLIKNALLVILLSSFTQNRELWRPLGVMIYAITSLGYTLDVYKRETQCEHNLIDFALFCVLYVKLPAGPLVRWNELRDQIKDRRPSLSMISDGVVLYIQGLAKKVIIGSTMTSIYDRLAAFTPSEQSVVSSWLMTAALAFAIYFNLSSLCDMARGLAKIYSIELPRNFCYPYQSRSITEFVSRFNITVSKFFRAYLPERLRGTPLTGTAMVLNIGIVTLFWGVWFGFRVNFIIWGLYFVLFQLLEQLGLGTTLKKIPVLFSRLYTFAVVLLSFVIFAGNNVDQSIRYFTTMLGLGNPKLYTDPAMYIASSNYILLILACIFCTNLASTILAKLRKKVPVFSELLSSVLNAVLLLLSTAFLLV